The proteins below are encoded in one region of Conger conger chromosome 17, fConCon1.1, whole genome shotgun sequence:
- the scel gene encoding sciellin isoform X1 gives MEDSKKKSNLLKDNSWIRKNEEEDEPVDRDPNFGRAVLTRMKSNESPGSPKSEAPPSSTVTSSTSVQSISKRFSGTSQPVKSTPPPSYDKAVASKTTKVSSDGKTTETTVTTTRTSGTKRPTETFTERVFSDVKSYSKPKPGTLPPKPKTSTTEVTTRKGSASSPKTSETTSVTTFTEIIKNDDYSKTESSSSPTSSSTITTTRTTTVSSPKPSETTTTTVTTNKDSLKDKSLDLLSDDLGSSGGDSVYSKTYSPSSPTSSTTTTTRTRSVTSPEEKAMKTFTDPTKDKPLDDLADDLISLPSSTGYSSRNSEYSRTYSSSSPNSSITTTRTTSVSSPKTSETTTVTSYTEKIKSLEDLSDDYGSSKGYSSGDRDYSRTYSSSSPNSSITTTRTRSVSSPKTSETTTVTSYTEKIKSLEDLSDDYGSSKGYSSGDRDYSRTYSSSSPNSSLITTTRTRSVSSPKPSDTMTLTSYTETVKDRDYSRSYSPDPTSSSTSRRTYSSTEYLPSVRTSSYSVSSDPSYADNLSKSRSYTSLPRDTSYEYTSVSSPTTYTKSSYLENSPSGSYSDIQSKSSSSVYTTSDRAITARDICTYCHKPMSIEAKMILDELQIHCHATCFRCEVCSNTLGHLKAGDTIWIHHRTVHCERCFETTREKWRR, from the exons ATGGAGGACAGTAAGAAGAAGTCCAACCTGCTGAAGGATAACAGCTGGATCAGGAAAaacgaggaggaggatgagccagtgga CCGGGATCCAAACTTCGGCAGAGCTGTACTGACCCGGATGAAGTCAAACGAATCTCCTGGCAG CCCGAAATCAGAAGCCCCGCCCTCCAGCACGGTCACCTCCAGCACCTCAGTGCAGTCGATCAGCAAGAG GTTCAGCGGGACTAGCCAGCCTGTGAAGAG CACACCTCCTCCGAGCTACGACAAGGCCGTCGCCAGCAAAAC CACTAAAGTCTCATCTGATGGGAAGACCACTGAGACAACCGTCACCAcaaccag GACCAGTGGCACGAAACGGCCCACAGAAACCTTCACTGAGCGGGTCTTCTCTGACGTGAAGTCATACAGCAAACC AAAGCCCGGGACTCTTCCCCCCAAACCAAAAACAAGCACCACGGAAGTAACAACCAGAAAGGG gAGTGCCTCCAGCCCTAAAACATCAGAAACAACAAGTGTGACAACCTTCACGGAGATCATCAAAAACGA CGATTACAGCAAGACGGAGTCTTCTTCATCTCcgacctcctcctccaccatcaccaccaccag GACCACGACCGTCTCCAGCCCTAAACCAtctgaaacaacaacaacaacagtgacAACCAACAAGGATTCTCTGAAGGATAA GTCTTTGGACCTTCTTTCCGATGACCTTGGATCAAGCGGCGGGGACAG TGTTTACAGCAAGACATATTCTCCGTCATCTCCGACCTCCTCCacgaccaccaccaccag GACCAGGAGTGTCACCAGCCCTGAAGAAAAGGCTATGAAAACCTTCACGGATCCTACAAAAGACAA GCCTTTGGATGATCTTGCTGATGACCTCATTTCATTGCCATCAAGCACCGGATACTCCAGTCGCAACAG CGAATACAGCAGGACATATTCTTCATCATCTCCGAATTcctccatcaccaccaccag GACCACGAGTGTCTCCAGTCCGAAAACATCTGAAACAACGACCGTGACATCCTACACGGAGAAAATCAA GTCTTTGGAGGATCTTTCTGATGACTACGGTTCAAGCAAAGGTTACTCCAGTGGGGACAG AGATTACAGCAGGACATATTCCTCATCATCACCGAATTcctccatcaccaccaccag GACCAGGAGTGTCTCCAGTCCGAAAACATCTGAAACAACGACCGTGACATCCTACACGGAGAAAATCAA GTCTTTGGAGGATCTTTCTGATGACTACGGTTCAAGCAAAGGTTACTCCAGTGGGGACAG AGATTACAGCAGGACATATTCCTCATCATCTCCAAACTCCTccctcatcaccaccaccag GACCAGGAGTGTCTCCAGCCCTAAACCatctgacacaatgaccctgACAAGCTACACGGAGACTGTGAAAGACAG GGATTACAGCAGGTCCTACTCTCCGGAtcccaccagcagcagcacctcCAG GAGAACCTACAGCAGCACTGAATATTTACCAAGTGTGAGAACCAGCTCATATTCTGTGAGCTCTGACCCCAG CTATGCTGACAACCTGTCCAAGAGCAGGAGCTACACCAGCCTGCCTAGAGACACCAG TTATGAATACACCAGTGTGTCCAGCCCAACAACCTACACCAAATCATCCTACCTGGAGAACAG CCCCTCCGGCTCATACTCTGACATCCAGTCAAAGTCAAGCAGCTCGGTCTACACCACCTCGGACAG GGCTATCACTGCGAGAGACATTTGCACCTACTGCCACAAACCAATGAGCATTGAAGCCAAGATGATCCTGGATGAACTGCAGATACACTGCCATGCCACCTGCTTCAGG TGTGAGGTGTGCAGCAACACCCTGGGGCATCTGAAGGCCGGGGACACGATATGGATCCACCACCGCACTGTGCACTGCGAGAGGTGCTTTGAAACCACCAGAG aGAAGTGGCGTCGCTGA
- the scel gene encoding sciellin isoform X2, whose amino-acid sequence MEDSKKKSNLLKDNSWIRKNEEEDEPVDRDPNFGRAVLTRMKSNESPGSPKSEAPPSSTVTSSTSVQSISKRFSGTSQPVKSTPPPSYDKAVASKTTKVSSDGKTTETTVTTTRTSGTKRPTETFTERVFSDVKSYSKPDYSKTESSSSPTSSSTITTTRTTTVSSPKPSETTTTTVTTNKDSLKDKSLDLLSDDLGSSGGDSVYSKTYSPSSPTSSTTTTTRTRSVTSPEEKAMKTFTDPTKDKPLDDLADDLISLPSSTGYSSRNSEYSRTYSSSSPNSSITTTRTTSVSSPKTSETTTVTSYTEKIKSLEDLSDDYGSSKGYSSGDRDYSRTYSSSSPNSSITTTRTRSVSSPKTSETTTVTSYTEKIKSLEDLSDDYGSSKGYSSGDRDYSRTYSSSSPNSSLITTTRTRSVSSPKPSDTMTLTSYTETVKDRDYSRSYSPDPTSSSTSRRTYSSTEYLPSVRTSSYSVSSDPSYADNLSKSRSYTSLPRDTSYEYTSVSSPTTYTKSSYLENSPSGSYSDIQSKSSSSVYTTSDRAITARDICTYCHKPMSIEAKMILDELQIHCHATCFRCEVCSNTLGHLKAGDTIWIHHRTVHCERCFETTREKWRR is encoded by the exons ATGGAGGACAGTAAGAAGAAGTCCAACCTGCTGAAGGATAACAGCTGGATCAGGAAAaacgaggaggaggatgagccagtgga CCGGGATCCAAACTTCGGCAGAGCTGTACTGACCCGGATGAAGTCAAACGAATCTCCTGGCAG CCCGAAATCAGAAGCCCCGCCCTCCAGCACGGTCACCTCCAGCACCTCAGTGCAGTCGATCAGCAAGAG GTTCAGCGGGACTAGCCAGCCTGTGAAGAG CACACCTCCTCCGAGCTACGACAAGGCCGTCGCCAGCAAAAC CACTAAAGTCTCATCTGATGGGAAGACCACTGAGACAACCGTCACCAcaaccag GACCAGTGGCACGAAACGGCCCACAGAAACCTTCACTGAGCGGGTCTTCTCTGACGTGAAGTCATACAGCAAACC CGATTACAGCAAGACGGAGTCTTCTTCATCTCcgacctcctcctccaccatcaccaccaccag GACCACGACCGTCTCCAGCCCTAAACCAtctgaaacaacaacaacaacagtgacAACCAACAAGGATTCTCTGAAGGATAA GTCTTTGGACCTTCTTTCCGATGACCTTGGATCAAGCGGCGGGGACAG TGTTTACAGCAAGACATATTCTCCGTCATCTCCGACCTCCTCCacgaccaccaccaccag GACCAGGAGTGTCACCAGCCCTGAAGAAAAGGCTATGAAAACCTTCACGGATCCTACAAAAGACAA GCCTTTGGATGATCTTGCTGATGACCTCATTTCATTGCCATCAAGCACCGGATACTCCAGTCGCAACAG CGAATACAGCAGGACATATTCTTCATCATCTCCGAATTcctccatcaccaccaccag GACCACGAGTGTCTCCAGTCCGAAAACATCTGAAACAACGACCGTGACATCCTACACGGAGAAAATCAA GTCTTTGGAGGATCTTTCTGATGACTACGGTTCAAGCAAAGGTTACTCCAGTGGGGACAG AGATTACAGCAGGACATATTCCTCATCATCACCGAATTcctccatcaccaccaccag GACCAGGAGTGTCTCCAGTCCGAAAACATCTGAAACAACGACCGTGACATCCTACACGGAGAAAATCAA GTCTTTGGAGGATCTTTCTGATGACTACGGTTCAAGCAAAGGTTACTCCAGTGGGGACAG AGATTACAGCAGGACATATTCCTCATCATCTCCAAACTCCTccctcatcaccaccaccag GACCAGGAGTGTCTCCAGCCCTAAACCatctgacacaatgaccctgACAAGCTACACGGAGACTGTGAAAGACAG GGATTACAGCAGGTCCTACTCTCCGGAtcccaccagcagcagcacctcCAG GAGAACCTACAGCAGCACTGAATATTTACCAAGTGTGAGAACCAGCTCATATTCTGTGAGCTCTGACCCCAG CTATGCTGACAACCTGTCCAAGAGCAGGAGCTACACCAGCCTGCCTAGAGACACCAG TTATGAATACACCAGTGTGTCCAGCCCAACAACCTACACCAAATCATCCTACCTGGAGAACAG CCCCTCCGGCTCATACTCTGACATCCAGTCAAAGTCAAGCAGCTCGGTCTACACCACCTCGGACAG GGCTATCACTGCGAGAGACATTTGCACCTACTGCCACAAACCAATGAGCATTGAAGCCAAGATGATCCTGGATGAACTGCAGATACACTGCCATGCCACCTGCTTCAGG TGTGAGGTGTGCAGCAACACCCTGGGGCATCTGAAGGCCGGGGACACGATATGGATCCACCACCGCACTGTGCACTGCGAGAGGTGCTTTGAAACCACCAGAG aGAAGTGGCGTCGCTGA